GCTTGAATCGGGATTAAGAAAAGGAGGGACTGTATGATGCAAATGAATACGAAATCCGGTGTTATCAGAAGCGGATACTTCACTGGACAAACTTTGAAATGGATATTTCTGCTGGTCATAGCTTTCTTTACGCTGTTCCCAATCGTTATGGCGATTCTAGGCTCTTTTAAAACGAATGCAGAGTTAACGACGGGGGCAACCCTGCTGCCCGCTGTCTGGAAGTTCTCCAACTACGCGACGGCGTGGAAGCAGGCGAACTTTGCCCGCTTTACGTGGAACAGCCTTTTTATCAGCACGATTGTGACGATTGGTACGCTGCTCGTCGCTACAATGTCCGCTTATGCGGTCGACCGCACGAAATTCCCAGGCAAACGATTTTACGTGGCGCTGCAAGCCAGTACGATGTTCATTTCCATCGGTGCGGTAGTGCTGAGACCGCAGTTCGATCTCATGGTCAAGCTTGGCCTGAATAAATCGCTGTGGGGGGTCATCTTCATCTTAATCAGCGCGCATGCCACGGTTTACTTTATGCTGATCGGCTTTTTTAAGGCGATTCCCAAGGATCTGGACGAGGCTGCATACATCGATGGCTGCAATTTCTATACGGTTTATTGGCGGATTATTTTGCCGCTGCTGAGTCCTGCACTTGGCGTTACAGCCCTGTTCACGTTCCGCGGCGCATGGAATGAATACATCCTGCCGCTGGTGTTCACTATGACGAATCCTAAGCTGCAAACATTGACAGTAGGGCTGGCCAACTTGCGCTACGGGATCGGCGCAGCTGCGGAATCACACCTTATGATGGCGGGCGCGTGTCTTTCCTTCCTGCCGATCCTTGTTGTTTACGTTCTGGCGAACAAGTCATTTATCCAGGTAACCGCCGGAAGTGTTAAAGGCTAAAGGATCTCCTAAGGAAAGTGTTTTACCCCACTATCAAAAGTTGATTTGTCCTTCACGGTTCCAGGTGTAGAGCAATTAAGATGAAAGCAGTTACATTTTTGTTATAAAGCAAGTCATAAGGTAAACTAAACTAGGAGGGTTTTACAACATGAAGAGAAATGTAGTGTTAAGCACGCTGCTTGGCGTAACGATGGTCGCTTCCCTAGCGGCTTGCGGTGGACAAACGGATGAGCCCAAAAGCACGGCATCTGCATCCGCAGGAGCTGGCGGAGCAAAGACGAAACTGACCTACTGGACAGTTGACCGTCACGATGCGGATTACATGAAGGAAGTCATCAAGAAATTCAATGAAACGAACAAGGACAATATTGAAGTCGAAATGACAGTTCTTGCCGATAACTTTAATCAGTCCGTCGATATCGCTTTTGCAAGCAACCAAGCGCCCGATATTTTGCGAACGAATGATTTCCCGGGGTTTGTGAAGAAAGGCTATTTACAGCCGATCAATGATCTGATGACGGACGAAATGAAGAAGCGCTACAACAATTTGCTGGTTGAAGAAATGAATACGATGGATGGCAGCATTTACTCACTTCCGAATACGGGGCAATATTGGAGATTGATTTATAACGTAGATCTCTTCAAAAAAGCCGGAATCACCGAGCCGCCAAAAACGATGAAAGAACTGGTTGAGGATGCCAAGAAGATTACGGAAGCAGGCAAAGATATCGGTGCCTACGGCTTCGCGGAAAACTTCAAAAATCCAGCGTCAGCCTTCGGACGGATTGCCAATCCGATCGGATCGTTAAGCGGAACTTCTGTGGTAGATGGCTATAACTATAAAACAGGGCAATTCGATTTCAATACGTACAAGCCGATTGTTGAGGCGCTTCGTCAAATGAAGCAGGAAGGCAGCATGCTGCCTGGTGTGGAGTCGCTCGATATTGATCCGCTGCGCGCGCAGTTCGCTGCAGGCAAAATCGGTATGTATTTCAACCACTCCGGGGAACCTGCTGTATACCAAAGCCAATTCCCGACCAAAATTAACTGGAGTGCCGCACTGCCGCCGACAATCGATGGCAACCAACAAGGGACCGTGTCTGTGATTGCCGGGAACTATATCGGTATCAGCAAAAGCACGGCTAACAAAGATAAAGCTTGGAAATTCCTGCAATACATCTATAACCTAGATTTCCAAAAGGAATATCATGAAAAAGGATACGGGATCTCGATTGTACCTGACGTCAATGCGGTTGCCAAAAAGCCGACAACACCGGGTATCGAAGGATTCTTGCCTACAAAATTCGATGCGCTGTACGCGCCAACGCCGCTTAATGTGACGGATACGAAGGTAGAGGGAATCAAATTCGGCAACGCCATCATGAAATATATGCTTGAAGGCGGAGATGTGGACAAGATGCTGACCGATTTGACCACCCGTTACAACGCGGGACTGGAAAAAGCACGTACGGCAGGCGATACGAAGACCAAAGCGAATCCAAGCTTCGATCCGAATAAGCTGCAAGGCAGCCTCGCGAAGTAAGTGTTCAACCGATCAAAGACTTGATACCAATATGGCAAGGGGCGCGCCGCCAAAAGCAGCGCGTCTCTTATCTTTATTGAATAACTAGAAGGGGAGGGGACTGTTTGAAAAGATGGTATTATCAGCTTTCTCTTCGCCAACGGCTGCGTATTTCCGTTCTGATGCTGACCATTCTCTCCATTGCATT
Above is a genomic segment from Paenibacillus sp. HWE-109 containing:
- a CDS encoding carbohydrate ABC transporter permease, yielding MNTKSGVIRSGYFTGQTLKWIFLLVIAFFTLFPIVMAILGSFKTNAELTTGATLLPAVWKFSNYATAWKQANFARFTWNSLFISTIVTIGTLLVATMSAYAVDRTKFPGKRFYVALQASTMFISIGAVVLRPQFDLMVKLGLNKSLWGVIFILISAHATVYFMLIGFFKAIPKDLDEAAYIDGCNFYTVYWRIILPLLSPALGVTALFTFRGAWNEYILPLVFTMTNPKLQTLTVGLANLRYGIGAAAESHLMMAGACLSFLPILVVYVLANKSFIQVTAGSVKG
- a CDS encoding ABC transporter substrate-binding protein, with translation MKRNVVLSTLLGVTMVASLAACGGQTDEPKSTASASAGAGGAKTKLTYWTVDRHDADYMKEVIKKFNETNKDNIEVEMTVLADNFNQSVDIAFASNQAPDILRTNDFPGFVKKGYLQPINDLMTDEMKKRYNNLLVEEMNTMDGSIYSLPNTGQYWRLIYNVDLFKKAGITEPPKTMKELVEDAKKITEAGKDIGAYGFAENFKNPASAFGRIANPIGSLSGTSVVDGYNYKTGQFDFNTYKPIVEALRQMKQEGSMLPGVESLDIDPLRAQFAAGKIGMYFNHSGEPAVYQSQFPTKINWSAALPPTIDGNQQGTVSVIAGNYIGISKSTANKDKAWKFLQYIYNLDFQKEYHEKGYGISIVPDVNAVAKKPTTPGIEGFLPTKFDALYAPTPLNVTDTKVEGIKFGNAIMKYMLEGGDVDKMLTDLTTRYNAGLEKARTAGDTKTKANPSFDPNKLQGSLAK